GGATACTTGCATTTAAGTATCTTGTTTCATTTTTCATGCCCGTTGCAGGGTTAATTTTTATAATAGTATTACTATTATTTGTTGGAACAATAGTTAATGTTGAATTATTACTTCTTGAGTAATTATATTCCCATGTTCCAGAATAGACAGCTGTTATAGTATAATTCTTTGCACTCCAGTTACATGGTATAGTATAGTTATAAGTGGCTTTACCATTAACTATGGCTATATAAATTGGTGTTCCATTATCATATCGTAATGTTTTACCATTTATCTTAAATACTAATTTACCACTATTAACAGTAGTTGAGTTCACAGCTTTAACTGTAGCATTAAGTAGAATTGTATTATTAGTTTTACCTATTGTATCATATACTGTTAGTGTAATGTTCTTCTTGATGATTGGCTTGTTATTTTGTATAATATTATTACCCTTGTTCAGAACGGATTTATCTGCCTTATTTACTCCGTAGAGGTAATTATTTTTTATCATGTTATTATCTGAATCTGTGAGTATTACAGCATAATTTGTATTAGTGTTTATAGTGTTATTTGTAATATTATTGTTATTTGATGATGTTAGATGTATTCCAGTCATATTTGTATGATTAGATGTCAGGTTAATATTATTATCCTGAATGGTATTGTTATCTCCTTTAATATTGAATCCATAAGGATATGTTGAGTTTATTGTTCCATTATTGTATGCTATTGTGGAATATTCGAGGTTTCCAATATCTATTAGAGTAGAGGTGTAACCTGTAATATGCATATTATTATAGGTTATAATGTTATTCATGGTTTTACCAGCCATGTTATCCTTAGATACTGCTATTCCATCTGAAAAATTATTGGATGTACTTGTTATATTATTACCTGTTATTATTAGGTAGTTTACGGCACTGAATGCCTGTATACTATCTGCAAAATTGTTTCCTGTCGTATTTATTATATTGTTTCGTATAGTGTTGTTGTTAATATTTTGTCCTAGGTTAATACCATATGCATAATCAGTTGTAGTGGTAGTTATAATGTTATCTTCTATTATATTGTTTTCTGCTCTGTTACCACTTATTGATCCTTGTATCGTTATTGATTCTATTGATCCATAACTTATCTTTGATATTGTTCTGTATGTTGTTATTGTATTGTTCTTGATGAGGTTATTATTAGATACTATGGCTACTGCTAATGTCCTTGCTAAATCTGGATCAGAATACCAATCTATTTCATCTGAAGGTCCGCCTACTGTTATGATATTGTTTTTTATTGTAGTATTATTACCAACAATGTATACTGCTTTAACGTCTTTAGTGGTATTTGTGATTATTCTACTGTTTTGTAGGGTACAGTTTGAGCTATAGAATATAATAGCGCTATTTCGTGTATCTGTATTATTTATTGTAATATTACTTACTGTGATAGGCTTTCCTATTGCTTCAATGGTACTTTCTATGAGTGTTGCATTGTTACCTTCTATATTCAGTGATAAATCTTCAATGTAGAAGTTTTTATTAGTTATAGTACCTGTTATTGTAAGAGTATCATTATCTTTTACAGCGTCATTATATATGACTCCGTCTTCATCAAAGTAATTGTCATAGGTTGTATTGTTTATTATATGATTCTGTGAAGTTT
This genomic interval from Candidatus Methanosphaera massiliense contains the following:
- a CDS encoding Ig-like domain-containing protein produces the protein MNKIRYKKTIILLLTLTVLVISTSIVSASDTNNTTTHDKQVITANTTHTNHTIQNYQKTVNNKQIKKTSQNHIINNTTYDNYFDEDGVIYNDAVKDNDTLTITGTITNKNFYIEDLSLNIEGNNATLIESTIEAIGKPITVSNITINNTDTRNSAIIFYSSNCTLQNSRIITNTTKDVKAVYIVGNNTTIKNNIITVGGPSDEIDWYSDPDLARTLAVAIVSNNNLIKNNTITTYRTISKISYGSIESITIQGSISGNRAENNIIEDNIITTTTTDYAYGINLGQNINNNTIRNNIINTTGNNFADSIQAFSAVNYLIITGNNITSTSNNFSDGIAVSKDNMAGKTMNNIITYNNMHITGYTSTLIDIGNLEYSTIAYNNGTINSTYPYGFNIKGDNNTIQDNNINLTSNHTNMTGIHLTSSNNNNITNNTINTNTNYAVILTDSDNNMIKNNYLYGVNKADKSVLNKGNNIIQNNKPIIKKNITLTVYDTIGKTNNTILLNATVKAVNSTTVNSGKLVFKINGKTLRYDNGTPIYIAIVNGKATYNYTIPCNWSAKNYTITAVYSGTWEYNYSRSNNSTLTIVPTNNSNTIIKINPATGMKNETRYLNASIHDINGIKVDCGNVIFKINGKTIMNSEGKPVYTAVHNGTVSYKFNIPYTWSAKNYTITAVYTGDKTHQQSRVNNTLTVLNRNANITITSKNLAKINTNHILSARITENNNTLNRGVVIFKINGKTLKDSQGNTLYCNVTRGIASLKYSLKGLAPKNYTLIAVYSDKMYNRIETKTILTITK